From the Phyllobacterium sp. T1293 genome, the window GCCGCGGCTGAAGCCCCAGCTCTGGCCGGGAATGCAAGGCGAACCGGAAAGCTGCCTGATAATACGCGGCCGACGCATATCAGCATCGCATTCATTGTAGCGGAACTTGCGTGATTCGCACCTTACGGCGCGTTCCTGTGCCTGGGCTTCAGGCACCGTCACGAACTGCATACCCCCCAGGGTTACAGCCAAAGCTAGTAAATATCGGTACATTTTCCCTCTCCGATATGATGACAACACATGTCGAACCTACATGTGTTCAAGGCGCAATTGTGGAGTTTGTTCCACGCCGGTCAATCACATTTCTACCGTTGCTTGTTATGCTTTGTCAGGTGAAGCGTCCAGTCTCACTATTCACCAGATCGGAAATGAAGCTGGAGACGGCTGTGATGCGCCGCAGTGTGCGTACGGATTCGTGGTAGGCGAGCCAATAGGAGCGGTGAATGGTGCGTTCCGGCAGTACCGGCACAAGATCGGGATATTCCCGGGCAATGAATGTATGCAGGATACCGATCCCGGCACCTGCTTTAACAGCCTCGACCTGACCGATAGCGCTGGAAATTTCAAAAGCGGGGCGCCAGTCGCGGGTGATTTCCGGCGCATAATTCAGCGAGGGGCTGATGACGAGATCATCGACGTAACCAACCAATCGATGCTTTGCGAGGTCTTCAATGTTTTGCGGTGCTGGGTATTCAGCAAGATAGGCACGGCTGGCATAAAGACAGAGTGTATAAT encodes:
- a CDS encoding DUF3011 domain-containing protein — protein: MQFVTVPEAQAQERAVRCESRKFRYNECDADMRRPRIIRQLSGSPCIPGQSWGFSRGRIWVDKGCGAVFADSGGRPRWRDQDDRPRRDDRYPRRDDRRNYGDDRYYQPDDY